Part of the Pseudomonas sp. M30-35 genome is shown below.
ACCGCAAAGAACGACGTAAACGTCGTTTGATGGATGCATTAAGTCTCGATCCTTTGGAGGAGGCGTCAGAAGAAAAGACGCCGAAAGTAGAAGAACGAGGCGGGTTGGACCGATGGTTGGTACATGTAAATCCGATTGACCGTGAAATTTTAGTGCTACGCTTTGTCGCAGAGCTAGAGTTTCAAGAGATCGCGGATATTATGCATATGGGCCTTAGTGCAACGAAAATGCGTTACAAAAGGGCTCTTGATAAATTGCGTGAGAAATTTGCGGGCGTCGCCGAAAGTTAGTTCGGATGCAAATGTTCTTTGGCATAAAGGTAAGTTCTGATAAACTTACCAAAGTTCTACGCGTCTACCTGTGCGTAGCACAATCAATCACCAAGATGGGGATTTACGGATGAAACTGAAAAACACCTTAGGCGCAGTCATTGGCTCCTTTGTCGCTGCTTCTTCCATGGGCGTGATGGCTCAAGGTCAAGGCGCAGTCGAGGTGGAAGGCTTTGTTAACGAATACTTCACTGACTCGACTCGTAATTTTGCACACGATGAAGGCAGTCAGTATGGCGGCTCCATTGGTTACTTCCTGACCAAGGATGTCGAACTGGCTCTGGCTTATGGCGAATACCATAGCCTGAACGGTGACAAAGCCTCCGGTAACAAAGACATTAAGGGCAGCATGACTGACCTTAAAGCTTTGTACCACTTTGGTGAGCCTGGCCCAGGCCTGCGTCCTTATGTTTCTGGCGGCTTTGCCCACCAGAGCATCAGCAACGTCGATTCTGGCGGTCGTAACCACTCCACTTTCGCCACTGCTGGCGCCGGTGCTAAGTACTACTTCACTGAAATGCTCTATGCCCGTGCTGGCGTAGACGCTCTGTACAACATCGACCAAGGCGACACCGAGTGGCAAGCTGGTGTTGGTGTGGGTCTGAACTTCGGTGGTTCGAAGCCAGTTGTTGCAGCCGCTGTAGTTGAGCCAGAGCCGGCTCCAGTTGTTGAAGAACCTGCTGAAATCGTTCGCGTTGAATTGGATGTTAAGTTCGATTTCGACAAGACTCAGGTTAAAGAAGAAAGCTACGGCGATATCAAAAACCTGGCTGACTTCATGAACCAATACCCACAAACTTCTACTACTGTAGAAGGTCACACTGACTCCGTTGGTACTGACGCTTACAACCAGACTCTGTCTGAGAAGCGTGCTGACGCAGTTCGTGACGTACTGGTTAACCAGTACGGTGTTGGCGGCGAGCGTGTAAACTCTGTCGGTTACGGCGAGTCGCAGCCAGTTGCGGACAACGCATCTGCTGAAGGCCGTGCTATCAACCGTCGCGTTGAAGCTGCTGTAGAAGCTGAAGCCCAGTAATTGGTCTAAAGCTGAAATGAAAAACCCGGCCTAGGCCGGGTTTTTCTTTGCCTGCAAATTGTGTAGTGGCTAATTGCTTATTATTGGGTGCAATTAAGCAGTCAATCTATCGAGTTGCGCCGCGCTCTCACTTACCACCTCTCCAATTATCAGTATTGCCGGGCTTTTAAGTTTAAATTCACGCGCATCATCTAGCAGTTTTGTTAGTGTACTGCGTTGTTCCCGCTGCTCAGGGAGGGATGCGTTCTCAATCATCGCGACCGGCATCTCGGCGCGCATGCCCGCATCAATTAGTTGCTGGCGAATATCCGCGAGCTTGGCCACACCCATATACACCACCAGTGTCGTGCCCGAATCGGCCAGCCCTTGCCAGTTCAAGCTGCTGCCATCTTGAGTGTGAGCGGTGACCAGGCTAACTCCGCGGGCGACGCCTCGCAGCGTTAAAGGGATTGCGCAGTTAGTCGCGCCGGCCAAACCAGCAGTAATGCCGTTGACTATTTCGGCCGTTATGCCATGGGCGAGCAGCCAGTTGTATTCCTCTGTTCCACGGCCAAAGATGCACGGGTCGCCGCCTTTAAGACGAACTACGCACTTCCCTTGCCGTGCATAGCGCAGCATTAGCCGTTGGATGAAGTCTTGCGGCGTGGAGCGGCAACCGCCACGTTTGCCAACCGCAATGACTCGAGCTTGCGGGCAGTGCTCAAGGATTATTGGGTTTACCAGGTCGTCAATCATCACCACATCAGCTTCGCCCAAAGCACGAACGGCTTTAAGTGTCAGCAACTCTGGATCTCCGGGACCTGCGCCAACCAGCCAAACTTTATTGCTCATATGAACCTCACCGCAGGTTTTAATCATTCAGCTCACTGCTGCGACGGTTTTTGTCTGCAGCAATCGCTTGATTTCGGGTACGCAGGAACCGCAGCTAGTGCCGCAGCCTAACTTTTGTTTTAGCTGGTATAGGTCCAGTCCTTGCTCAATTGCAGTGCAGATGGCTTGTTGACTGACGTTCATGCAGTTGCACAGGGTTTTGTTACCTGCGCTATTGGCTGAGCGGGGTGCAGCGGATAGCGGCGCGAGCAACCAAGGCCTAAGTTGGTCGTCGGCCTTGGCCTCACTCCACATGCTTTTCAGCCAGTCTTGGGCCGTGGTTTCACCGGCTAGGCGCAAAGCAACTATTCGACCCGCATCCAGGCGTACACGTTTGCCTACGGCCCGTTCAGGATCGTCATATGCCATTACCAGTCCTGAGTCGATACTGAGTAGCTGGTCTATTGTGCTGAGTCGTTCGTTACTGGGCGCAAGGGCGTCGGCTGCGCGAATTTGCAGGGCAGGGTGGTCGGTGCCAGTGAGGGAGAAGCTGGCGTATGCGAACGCTTCAAACAAAGGCCGCAGTTGCTTGAATCGCTGCTGGATGTCGCCCTCGACCAATGCGTAGAACCTCCATGGCAACTCGATTTTATCGATCTCAACCGTCGCATGTTTAAGCTCCGGTTGTTTCGACAACGGATCGTACTCAGGCTGGGTCAATACATTGATGCCTAAACCTTTAAGAAAGCGATTGCCCCAGTGCATTGGCAGATAAGCCTGCCCTGGACCAAGGTCGTCATCGGCTTGCACGGGTACGATCAATGAGCCACGGCGACTACGCAGCGTAATCAGGTCACCATTGTTGAGTTTTCTACGGAGCATTTCGCCTGAGTTGATACTCAGCACTGCTTCTTCGACATGGCCAAACAGGCGTGCGGCGGTGCCTGTTCGGCTCATGCCATGCCAGTGATCACGTAAGCGACCGGTATTGAGGATCAGTGAATAGCTGGCATCGCGCTTTTCTAGCGGCGCGCAATAAGCCTCCGCATGAAACTTTGCCCGACCATTCGCGGTGGCAAAAACGCCGTCCTCGTATAACCGAGTTGTACCGCACTGAGCGCCTTGCGGGTATGGCCACTGTTGGGGGCCGTACTGGTCGAGAATGGCGTAGCTCAAGCCGCTGAGGTCAAGATCACGGTCTTGAGTGAGCATTTTGTATTCGTCGAACAGTTGTTCAGGCCTAGTAAAGTTGAACAAACTTGGCAAGTTGGGACGCATGAGTGCTTCAAGTTTTCGCGCGAAGTCACAGGTTATTTGCCAGTCAGCTTTTGCTTCACCGGGTGCGGCTATTGCACTGCGTACATGGCTGATTCTGCGTTCAGAGTTGGTCACGCAACCGTCTTTCTCGCCCCAGCTACTTGCAGGGAGAAGCAGGTCGGCATAAGCGCATGTTTCGGTGGTGAAGAAGGCCTCTTGCACCACTACAAACGGACATGTGGCCAGTGCTTGATGAACCCGAGTCTGATTGGGCAGTGATTGCGCAGGATTGGTGCAGGCGACCCACAGCGCTTTAATTTTGCCGCTATGCACCTGATCAAACAGCTCAATGGCACTTAAACCGGGCGTTTCAGGTAACCGATCCACACCCCAGTACTGCGCGATTTGGCTTCGATGTTGCGGATTATCTGCTTCGCGGTGACCCGGCAGTAAGTTGGCCAAACTACCGGTTTCGCGTCCACCCATTGCATTGGGTTGGCCGGTCAGGGAGAAGGGGCCTGAACCGACTTTACCAATCTGCCCGGTGGCTAAGTGAAGGTTAATCAAGGCACTGTTTTTCGCGGTTCCAGCCGTTGATTGATTGAGCCCCATGCACCACAACGAGAGAAAACTCGGGGCTTGGCCAATCAACTCTGCGCAGGCGTGTAGCTGCTCTTCTGATATCCCGCACGTATCCGCAACTGCCGCTGGATTGAAGTCGCGTACTCGCGCTTTAAGCGCATCAAAACCATCCGTGTGTTGCGCAATAAAGTCGTGGTTTATCCAACCTTTCCGCACAAGAATGTGCAAGATGCCGTGGAACAACGCGACGTCAGTGCCGGGCACGATAGCCAAATACAGATCTGCGGCGTCACAGGTATCCGTTCGCCGCGGATCGACCACGATTACCTTCATTGTCGGACGCTTTGCTTTGGCTTCTTCAAGGCGGCGAAACAGCACCGGGTGTGCATAGGCCATGTTGCTGCCAGCGATTAATATGCAGTCGCTAAGCTCTATATCTTCGTAGCTGCAAGGCGGGGCGTCCGCACCAAGGCTGCGCTTATAACCGACTACGGCGGATGACATGCATAGTCGTGAGTTACTGTCGATATTATTGGTACCAACCAGAGCGCGTGCGAGCTTGTTGAATGCGTAATAATCTTCTGTGAGCAACTGGCCCGAAATATAAAAAGCAACGCTTTGCGGGCCGTGCTCGCGTAGGGTCTCGGCAAAAACCTTGGCGGCATGATCCAGTGCATCGTCCCAGGTTGTACGGCTGCGTGGTTGAGACTTATCAAGCCGTAGTTTTGGGTACAGGCCTCGCGCATCAAGGTCGCCAGTCAGGTGCAGCGTCGCCCCTTTGCTGCATAATTTGCCATAGTTTGCCGGGTGCATCGGATCTCCCGAAACAGCGATGATCCGGTCATCATTGTGTTCGATCAAGACTCCGCAACCGACCCCGCAATAGCAGCAGGTTGAAGCCGTGATACGGGTTTTATCTGTGCAGCTCATAGCTGTGCTCCCACTCCCGGCAAATCATTGAACAGGCGCCTCGTTAGGAACTGCATGGTTCAAAGCCAGCAATACACGGTCTGCCTCGATCTTCGTCGAGTGGCTGTATATATAAGCTTGATCGGGTGCGATTGCGCTTGCAGGCCCCAGTTCGACCTGCCAGTCAGGCAGCGGGCAAGCCACCTGCGTGCCGCAGATATCCGCGCTTTCAGGCATGTTTGCTGGTTTGTCTTGACCTTGATGACCGACATTGCCAATCGCATTCTCACCAAACATTAGGTGGTCACGGGTCTGGCTGACGTTTTGCTGCTCGCGTATTTGCTGGAAATACCAGCCGCCGTCTGCGGTGTCACCATAAAGACAGGCGCCCACCAGCACGTCATTGCGAATCACCAACTTCTTGTAAACACCGCCAATGGGGTCCGATAAGGTGATGCTCTCTGTGCCTTCAGCACCGATAAACTCGCCAGCTGAAAACAGGTCGATACCGGTGACTTTCAATTTGGTTGAGATCACCGAGCCTTGATAACGTGAGTAGCCCAACTGGGCGAGGTGATTTGCGCAGACTTTTGCCTGCTCGAACAACGGCGCAACCAGGCCATAAGCAGTGCCGCGATGGTTGGCGCACTCACCAATTGCGTAGACTCTTGGGTCAAAGCTCTGCAGCGTGTCATTGACCAGAATGCCTCGATTGCACGCTATTCCAGAGGCTTCTGCTAACTGGCTGTTGGGGCGAATGCCAGCAGCCATTACTACCAGGTCTGCGGCAATCACATCGCCGTCGGAGAATTTCACCGCGCAAACCCGACCGTCACCATTATCAAGCAGCTCCGAAGTCTGCTTTGACAACATGAATTTCAGGCCACGATCTTCAAGTGATTTGCGCAGCAGCTTGCCAGCAGTGCTGTCGAGTTGGCGCTCAAGTAACGTCTCGCCTATGTGCACAACTGTGACATCCATACCGCGCAGTTTTAAGCCATTAGCCGCCTCAAGCCCGAGCAGGCCACCGCCAATCACTACGGCATGACTGTGGGTTTTTGCGGTATCCATCATCACTTGGGTATCAGCAATATCTCGATAGCCGATGACGCCTTCGAGTTTGTTGCCGGGAATCGGCAAAATGAATGGAGTGGAACCGGTCGCGATAAGCAGTCGATCGTATTCGGCAGTACTGCCGTCATCGGCGGTAACTAAGCGTTGTTTGCGATTGATCTGGGTGACTTTGCGCCCCAGTAACAGCTTGATGTTGTTGTCAGCGTACCAACTAAGGTCGTTAAGCACGATTTCATCAAAAGTCTGTTCGCCAGCAAGCACGGGTGAAAGCAGGATGCGGTTGTAGTTAGGGTGGGGCTCTGCACCGAATACCGTAATGTCGTAAAGCTCGGGGCTGAGTTTGATCAACTCTTCCAAGGTGCGAACACCTGCCATACCGTTGCCGATCATCACTAACTTGAGCTTTTTCATCCCGGTTATCTCCTGGATAAAAATCACGGAAAACAAAAAAGGCGTCCCGCTAGTTACCTAGCGAGGACGCCTTTGTCCAAGTCCCGTTCTATCGGGAAGTGCAGTCTTCTTCGTTGAAGAACGCGCTTTATTTAAATTGTGGTAATGCCTATGCAGAGTGTGTGCCAAGTACCGTTAGTAAGTGATTTGCCTTGTTTGGCTCGATAAAGGCCCTTAACTAGCAGATTTTTTGCACTGCTTTAAAGCGCCTTGCTCGCTTGCAGTGCGTACAAAGTAGGCTGATTCATTTTTCGATATGGGTCAGGAAGCCACACCGCTGGCCAGGTAGCTGAGCAGTTTTTGGTTGTTGCGTGACGCTGCTTAAACTTTATTTGTATCGCTTTTGTGTAGACACATAACGCTGTTTGAGTGCTGTAGCGCCGTATGCGAAGTCGTGTTTTGTAGTGGTTGTTTAAGCGAGGCGTGGGTTGGAATGGGCAGTGCGAGTAGAGCGATGGCGAGAAAATTGGTGGTTAGCCCAGCGAAGCGGGTATGGCTCGATGTGATCGGCATTACTGTTCCCCCTACTTTTATAATGGAGCGCTTAAAGCATCTAATGCATAAAAGCGAAGCAGAGGATTAGTATTGAGTGTCACTTTCTGCAACGCCTTTTTACGTTGCATTATGTTTATGCATTGAATGTGCCGTTATATCCAGTTAACCCGTGGAAACTTATCGCTGAATGCGCCAGGCATTTGCGCCACCTGACTTGTTTTATAGTTGAAGAATACAAAACCTGACTTGGCCATTGCGATTAAGCTTTGATCTGCTGGACGCGTGATGCGAAAAGTAATATCGCCACCGTATTTGTTGAAGTCCATAACCCCGACTTCAAACAGTAGCTGATCGCGTGCATGGGCCTCTGCGCGGTAGGTGGTTGCTAAGTCAGTGACGATGATGCCGACACCTTCCTCGCTGGCCTCCTCGATACCAAAATCAAATAAGAAGCGGGCACGGGCTTCGGAGATCATTGAGATCATCGAGTCGTTACCAAGGTGATTGGCGGCGTTGATGTCGGTTACGCGCACAGTGAGGTGGGTATTGAAGCAGAATTGATTTTCAGGAAAGGTAAGGGTCAGGCGGGCCATTTAAGTACTCATCAACAGCCACGGCTGTAGTAGGTGTAAGAAAAACCTATTGTACGGCTATGGCTGAGTGATGGGCAGTGTCATCTAAACTGCCCATGACGAATAGCTATTTACGGTGTAGGGTATTGAGCGAGTAGAACGTTACCCGGCCGCCTTCAATTGAATAACCTTCGTTGTCCTGTATATAGGCGCCGGCCTTGTAATACAGCAGTTGCCGGCTCCAGCTGCTGCTGAGTTGTTTATAGAACGAACCATTGTCGCCGCTGCTTTTCACTGTGACGCCCAAACGGCCTGTTGAAGTAATGCGCAGTTGGTAGCTGAAGCGTTCATTCAGGTCAACATTCTCGGCCAGTAAAATGTTGGTGACTGTCGAGCTGCCAGGTTGTGCGCGGTACAGTAACTCAAGCCTTCCAGTGCCATCTTTGTAGCGGTATTGCAGTTTAATCAGCGGGTCATTCTCACTTCCTGGCTGATCCTTACTATGGATTTGACCCACAATAACTTTATTTTTGCTCGGCACCACATTGACCGCGAGCACTGCACTTAAATAGTTATCAGCATCTTTGTAATACCAGTTGTGCAGCGTACCGTCGCGGTAGGTTTCCCGTAATTCGCTGCGTGGATAACTGGCATCTTCGGTACGCGAACCTGTAACAGGCACCCAAAATACGACGGTTTGATTACCGTCATTACGAAAGTATTGGCTTGAGTAACCGCTTTGTATACGGGCCGCGCTGATTTCGGTGGGGGTCGGAGGTGTTGGTATCGACAAATTCCAGGTGGAGAGATCAAACACATTAGATCCTTAGAGGGTCGCCGTTCAGTGAACAATTAATTGCCACTGTTCGGCGATCTTCATTGGGCTAGGTTCAACGCACCCGACCAACGGAGCCCAAACCTTTGTTCTAGAGAGCTTGCAGCCATACTATTGATACTAGTCGATGATTGGCAATCTGGGTCAAGCCGCTGGACGATGCTGCTTTTGATACAGGAACTCAAGCACGGCGGCACGGTACTCGTGATAGCGTGAGTCATGGGCCAAGGCCATGCGCTCTCGTGGTCTGGCCAGCTCGACATGAAGAATCTCGCCGACAGTAGCTGAAGGCCCGTTACTCATCATGACAATACGATCAGAGAGCAACACCGCTTCATCAACATCATGGGTGATCATGATAACGGTGTTGCCGAGGTCGGCATGGATCTCCATCAGTGAGTCTTGCAGATGCGCGCGGGTGAGGGCGTCGAGTGCGCCAAAGGGTTCATCCATCAACAGGATTTTCGGCTGCATAGCCAATGCGCGAGCGATACCGATGCGCTGTTTCATGCCGCCAGATATCTCGCTGGGGCGTTTGTCGCGGGCGTGAGTCATGTGTACCAGTGCTAAATTGTGCTCAATCCACTCACGCATCTCAGCTTTGCT
Proteins encoded:
- a CDS encoding ABC transporter ATP-binding protein encodes the protein MKTAHLELTGVGISFPTDKGLFCALKDVDLKIAKGEFVSLIGHSGCGKSTVLNIVAGLYQATTGGVILDNREVNSPGPERAVVFQNHSLLPWLSCYQNIELAVRQVFKNSKSKAEMREWIEHNLALVHMTHARDKRPSEISGGMKQRIGIARALAMQPKILLMDEPFGALDALTRAHLQDSLMEIHADLGNTVIMITHDVDEAVLLSDRIVMMSNGPSATVGEILHVELARPRERMALAHDSRYHEYRAAVLEFLYQKQHRPAA
- a CDS encoding polysaccharide lyase family 7 protein, coding for MFDLSTWNLSIPTPPTPTEISAARIQSGYSSQYFRNDGNQTVVFWVPVTGSRTEDASYPRSELRETYRDGTLHNWYYKDADNYLSAVLAVNVVPSKNKVIVGQIHSKDQPGSENDPLIKLQYRYKDGTGRLELLYRAQPGSSTVTNILLAENVDLNERFSYQLRITSTGRLGVTVKSSGDNGSFYKQLSSSWSRQLLYYKAGAYIQDNEGYSIEGGRVTFYSLNTLHRK
- the cobA gene encoding uroporphyrinogen-III C-methyltransferase, with product MSNKVWLVGAGPGDPELLTLKAVRALGEADVVMIDDLVNPIILEHCPQARVIAVGKRGGCRSTPQDFIQRLMLRYARQGKCVVRLKGGDPCIFGRGTEEYNWLLAHGITAEIVNGITAGLAGATNCAIPLTLRGVARGVSLVTAHTQDGSSLNWQGLADSGTTLVVYMGVAKLADIRQQLIDAGMRAEMPVAMIENASLPEQREQRSTLTKLLDDAREFKLKSPAILIIGEVVSESAAQLDRLTA
- a CDS encoding OmpA family protein; its protein translation is MKLKNTLGAVIGSFVAASSMGVMAQGQGAVEVEGFVNEYFTDSTRNFAHDEGSQYGGSIGYFLTKDVELALAYGEYHSLNGDKASGNKDIKGSMTDLKALYHFGEPGPGLRPYVSGGFAHQSISNVDSGGRNHSTFATAGAGAKYYFTEMLYARAGVDALYNIDQGDTEWQAGVGVGLNFGGSKPVVAAAVVEPEPAPVVEEPAEIVRVELDVKFDFDKTQVKEESYGDIKNLADFMNQYPQTSTTVEGHTDSVGTDAYNQTLSEKRADAVRDVLVNQYGVGGERVNSVGYGESQPVADNASAEGRAINRRVEAAVEAEAQ
- a CDS encoding thioesterase family protein, encoding MARLTLTFPENQFCFNTHLTVRVTDINAANHLGNDSMISMISEARARFLFDFGIEEASEEGVGIIVTDLATTYRAEAHARDQLLFEVGVMDFNKYGGDITFRITRPADQSLIAMAKSGFVFFNYKTSQVAQMPGAFSDKFPRVNWI
- a CDS encoding nitrate reductase; translation: MSCTDKTRITASTCCYCGVGCGVLIEHNDDRIIAVSGDPMHPANYGKLCSKGATLHLTGDLDARGLYPKLRLDKSQPRSRTTWDDALDHAAKVFAETLREHGPQSVAFYISGQLLTEDYYAFNKLARALVGTNNIDSNSRLCMSSAVVGYKRSLGADAPPCSYEDIELSDCILIAGSNMAYAHPVLFRRLEEAKAKRPTMKVIVVDPRRTDTCDAADLYLAIVPGTDVALFHGILHILVRKGWINHDFIAQHTDGFDALKARVRDFNPAAVADTCGISEEQLHACAELIGQAPSFLSLWCMGLNQSTAGTAKNSALINLHLATGQIGKVGSGPFSLTGQPNAMGGRETGSLANLLPGHREADNPQHRSQIAQYWGVDRLPETPGLSAIELFDQVHSGKIKALWVACTNPAQSLPNQTRVHQALATCPFVVVQEAFFTTETCAYADLLLPASSWGEKDGCVTNSERRISHVRSAIAAPGEAKADWQITCDFARKLEALMRPNLPSLFNFTRPEQLFDEYKMLTQDRDLDLSGLSYAILDQYGPQQWPYPQGAQCGTTRLYEDGVFATANGRAKFHAEAYCAPLEKRDASYSLILNTGRLRDHWHGMSRTGTAARLFGHVEEAVLSINSGEMLRRKLNNGDLITLRSRRGSLIVPVQADDDLGPGQAYLPMHWGNRFLKGLGINVLTQPEYDPLSKQPELKHATVEIDKIELPWRFYALVEGDIQQRFKQLRPLFEAFAYASFSLTGTDHPALQIRAADALAPSNERLSTIDQLLSIDSGLVMAYDDPERAVGKRVRLDAGRIVALRLAGETTAQDWLKSMWSEAKADDQLRPWLLAPLSAAPRSANSAGNKTLCNCMNVSQQAICTAIEQGLDLYQLKQKLGCGTSCGSCVPEIKRLLQTKTVAAVS